TCTTCGAGTTGCTTCCCCTCAAGATCTCATTCGCCTCAAAGAAATCGCCTATGCCGATCGCAAAAGTGCCGCGGATGCCCAGGATTTAGAGTTCCTACGAAATCTAAAACATTAAAGTGAATCTTCGCTTAGTGGCTAACACAATTGTTGACCGCACTCCCTCAGCCCTGCTAACAGCCCCCGGGCATGGAAAATTCTTCCTCAAACAAATATCAAAACTGGAAACAAAAAACCTCCGAATGGGTCAAAAAACATCCGGAACGCGAGAAAGAATTTGTCTCCATTTCCAATCGTAAAATTGATGCGGTTTATCTTCCTCAAAATCCTGAAGATCCGGAATATCAGGAAAAAATAGGCTTTCCCGGTGAATATCCTTATACCCGCGGAGTGTATCCCAGCATGTATCGTGGAAAATTCTGGACCATGCGCCAGTTTGCGGGTTTTGGTTCGGCACGGGATACCAATCAACGCTTTCATTATCTTTTAGAACATGGACAAACCGGGCTTTCCACGGCTTTTCATTTTCCCACCTTGATGGGTTACGATTCCGATTCTCCCCGTGCGCGAGGAGAAGTGGGGGTTTGCGGGGTGGCCATTGATACCTTGAAGGACATGGAAATCCTCTTTGATAGAATTCCTTTGGATAAAGTGACGACCTCAATGACCATCAATCCACCCGCTGCGGTCTTGCTTTGCATGTACGTGGCCTTGGCGGATCAGCAGGGGATTCCCCGAAATAAAATTGGGGGAACCCTCCAAAACGACATCCTCAAGGAATACATTGCCCAGCATTCTTATGTTTTCCCTCCCCAGCCTTCCATGCGTCTCATTGTCGACACCTTTGAATTTTGTTGCAATGAAGTCCCCAGATTTCATCCCATCAGCATTTCCGGCTATCACATACGGGAAGCGGGTTCTACAGCGGTACAGGAATTGGCGTTTACGATTGCCGATGGCATCGCTTACGTACAAGCTGCGATAGAGCGGGGTTTGAACGTGGATGATTTTGCACCCAAGCTTTCTTTTTTTTGGGATGTACACAACGATTTTTTTGAAGAGATCGCGAAAATGCGAGCGGCCCGTCGCATGTGGGCCAAGATCATGCGCAAACGTTTTGGTGCAAAAAAGGAAAGCTCCTGGCAAATGCGCTTCCATTGCCAAACTGCGGGGGTATCCCTTACCGCACAACAACCTTACAACAATGTGGTGCGCGTCACCTTGCAGGCCCTGGCCGCGGTGATGGGGGGAACTCAGTCGCTGCATACCAATTCGCTGGATGAAACTCTGGCCCTGCCTAGTGATGAGGCGGTGCAGATTGCGCTGCGTACCCAACAGATTATTGCCAACGAAAGCGGAGTGACCTCTACGGTAGATCCTTTGGCAGGTAGTTATTACGTCGAAAAGCTAACCGATGACTTGGAAGCAGAAGCCAATCACTATATTTCCAAGATTGATACCCTGGGAGGTATGGTGCGCGCGGTAGAGCTGGCTTATCCCATGCGGGAAATTGCGGAGGCCTCTTTTAGGTTTCAGCATCAAATCGAAAAAAATGAAAAAATTATCGTAGGGGTGAATGACTTCACCAGTCAGAA
The sequence above is drawn from the Deltaproteobacteria bacterium genome and encodes:
- a CDS encoding methylmalonyl-CoA mutase family protein, whose protein sequence is MENSSSNKYQNWKQKTSEWVKKHPEREKEFVSISNRKIDAVYLPQNPEDPEYQEKIGFPGEYPYTRGVYPSMYRGKFWTMRQFAGFGSARDTNQRFHYLLEHGQTGLSTAFHFPTLMGYDSDSPRARGEVGVCGVAIDTLKDMEILFDRIPLDKVTTSMTINPPAAVLLCMYVALADQQGIPRNKIGGTLQNDILKEYIAQHSYVFPPQPSMRLIVDTFEFCCNEVPRFHPISISGYHIREAGSTAVQELAFTIADGIAYVQAAIERGLNVDDFAPKLSFFWDVHNDFFEEIAKMRAARRMWAKIMRKRFGAKKESSWQMRFHCQTAGVSLTAQQPYNNVVRVTLQALAAVMGGTQSLHTNSLDETLALPSDEAVQIALRTQQIIANESGVTSTVDPLAGSYYVEKLTDDLEAEANHYISKIDTLGGMVRAVELAYPMREIAEASFRFQHQIEKNEKIIVGVNDFTSQNGTTLPILKINDQVEKEQIAALKKVKAERDNQQVQATLQTIKAKTETSENLIPYILEAVKAYASVGEIMGVLREVWGEYRDPCVI